From the genome of Leptolyngbya sp. 'hensonii':
TGAACGGGTTCAACTTCAACCAGTCGTTGATTGATTCTCAAGGTCGTGTGATCGGGACTTGGGCGGATGTGCTGAACCGGGCTAACCTGGGGATGGAAGTGATGCACGAGCGCAATGCTCACAACTTCCCTCTGGACTTGGCTGCGGGTGAGTCTGCTCCGGTTGCGGTTGCTGCTCCTGCCATCCATGGCTAAGGAATAAATCCAGTCTCTTCTAGAGTCTGTCAGTAAGGCCGCGAGTCATCGCGGCTTTACTATCTTTTGGAGCTGTAATGACTTGAGGCTTTACGTGGGGGATGGAACTGGTGCGATCGCAGGATCGACTACACTGGTATGCAGTCAATTGGCAAGCATTTTGGGAGGAAACTCAAACGGTTTACACTCGCCCTTTAGCCCGCTTGATTGAACAACTGCAGCGGCTGCCTGGAATTGGCCCTAAAACCGCTCAGCGATTGGCCTTACACATCATTAAACGTCCTGAGGGTGAGATTCAGGCTCTGGCTCAAGCATTACTGGATGCTAAGCAACAGGTAGGAGTTTGTTCCATCTGCTTTCATCTTTCAGCAGAGCCTATTTGTGAGATCTGTCGATCGACCAGCCGCGATAGCCACACCATCTGCGTGGTAGCAGACTCTAGGGATGTGATTGCGATCGAAAAAACCCGTGAGTATCGGGGAAAATATCACGTTTTGGGAGGTCTAATTTCTCCCATGGATGGGATTGGTCCGGAACAACTCCACATCCAACCCCTGATCCGAAGAGTCAATAAGCAAAATATTGAAGAAGCGATTCTCGCCATCAGCCCCAGTGTTGAAGGAGAGACAACAACCCTGTATATCGGTCAGTTGCTCAAGCCCTTCACAAGGGTTACCCGAATTGCCTTTGGTCTCCCCATGGGAGGTGACCTGGAGTATGCCGATGAGGTAACACTGGCCCGAGCTTTGGAAGGAAGACGGGAACTAGATTAACTCACCGACATCAGGGCCTATTTCAGTTTCTGCTTGATGATAGTGATGATCTGGGTCATCTGCTTTTTCAGTTGATCAATTTCTTGCTGCATGGCGATGATTTTTTCCTGCAGCGCTTGAATATCCGCTGAGTTTTCGGTTGAGCTGGCGTAACCATCGGGTACGGAGGAACGACTGGTGACGAGGGGTGGCTTCCGCTTAATCTTGATCATGGCGGATTTAATCGCCTCAACCAATTGCTTCTGCTCAAAAGGCTTTTCAATAAACTCGAAGAATTCAAACGGTTCCGAGATCTTCTCCGTTACTTCTTCTTTACGCCCGGACATGACTACAAGAGGAATCAGCCGCAGTTCATGTTCTTCCTCAATGTGCTGGTAGACTTCCCATCCGCTCATACGAGGAAGCAGGAAGTCTAGCATGATCAGGTTAGGCCGCTCCTGACGAACCAGGTTCAACCCTTCCAGGCCATCCTTGGCTTCCAAAACTTCGAAGTTGCCTTTTGGCAACATATCTCTTACCCGAGAACGAATGACTTTACTGTCGTCAATAACCAGAATCTTGTGAGTTGCCACAATCGACTCCTCTGGAGGTGCTGAAGGTCAAAACTACAAAACTAGAAGAAGTTACAGTTTTTTAATATTGTTAGCACCTGATCCTGATCACAGGTGAGGTGCAGGGTAAAACTGAAAAGATATTAATCAGGAATAACCTTAACCTACATTCCAGACATACGAAAGCATAAAAACAAGCATTTCGTAGAGCCTTTCCTGGTATAGTTCTGGCTCCCCTATATTCGACACTAGGTTAGTTATAGCGTGATAGAGCTTTTAACAGCAAAATTCTAATCTAGTATCCTAGTTTTTACTGGTTCAAACGTAAAGACTTCAAAATTAAGGTGTATCACGTTTCCCCTAATCCATCCGAACGAGCTAAGCAGCGTTCAGAGATTGAGGCCATGCCGGAGTGGCTCCGGCGTCCGATCGGCAAGGCCAGCGACATCTCAACCGTTCAGCAAATTATCAAACAGCGGCAAATTCATACGATTTGCGAAGAAGGCCGCTGCCCCAACCGGGGTGAGTGTTATGCCCAGAAGACGGCTACTTTCCTCCTGATGGGTCCCACCTGCACCCGGAGCTGCGCCTTTTGCCAGGTGGACAAGGGACATGCACCCATGCCCTTGGACCCTCGGGAGCCTGATCAGGTGGCTGAAGCGGTGCAACTCCTGGGGCTGCGCTATGTGGTTCTAACTTCAGTCGCCCGGGATGACCTGCCAGATCAGGGAGCCGGGTGGTTTGTGGCCACCATGACTCAAATTCGACGACTCAGCCCTGAGGCTCAAATTGAAGTTCTGACTGCAGATTTTTGGGGTGGGTCAGCTCTGGATCTGTCTCTATCGCTGGAGGAGAGACAACGCCAGCGTATTGCTACGGTCGTCGCGGCCCAACCTGCCTGCTACAACCACAATGTTGAGACGGTGCGACGGCTCCAGGACCGGGTCCGGCGGGGGGCGAAGTACGATCGTTCGCTCCGAGTATTACAGGCTGTCAAAGATCTGAACCCGGCTATTCCGACCAAATCCGGGTTAATGTTGGGCCATGGCGAGTCTCAGGAAGAGGTGATCGAGGCCATGGATGATCTGAGATCGGTGGGCTGCGATCGACTGACCCTGGGGCAATATTTGCGCCCTTCCCTGGAACATCTGCCCGTTCAGAAATACTGGACCCCTCCAGAATTTGATCGCTTGGGGGAGATCGCTCGGAATTTGGGC
Proteins encoded in this window:
- the lipA gene encoding lipoyl synthase: MYHVSPNPSERAKQRSEIEAMPEWLRRPIGKASDISTVQQIIKQRQIHTICEEGRCPNRGECYAQKTATFLLMGPTCTRSCAFCQVDKGHAPMPLDPREPDQVAEAVQLLGLRYVVLTSVARDDLPDQGAGWFVATMTQIRRLSPEAQIEVLTADFWGGSALDLSLSLEERQRQRIATVVAAQPACYNHNVETVRRLQDRVRRGAKYDRSLRVLQAVKDLNPAIPTKSGLMLGHGESQEEVIEAMDDLRSVGCDRLTLGQYLRPSLEHLPVQKYWTPPEFDRLGEIARNLGFTQVQSGPLVRSSYHAGQTPLAHT
- the recR gene encoding recombination mediator RecR; translated protein: MELVRSQDRLHWYAVNWQAFWEETQTVYTRPLARLIEQLQRLPGIGPKTAQRLALHIIKRPEGEIQALAQALLDAKQQVGVCSICFHLSAEPICEICRSTSRDSHTICVVADSRDVIAIEKTREYRGKYHVLGGLISPMDGIGPEQLHIQPLIRRVNKQNIEEAILAISPSVEGETTTLYIGQLLKPFTRVTRIAFGLPMGGDLEYADEVTLARALEGRRELD
- a CDS encoding response regulator, whose translation is MATHKILVIDDSKVIRSRVRDMLPKGNFEVLEAKDGLEGLNLVRQERPNLIMLDFLLPRMSGWEVYQHIEEEHELRLIPLVVMSGRKEEVTEKISEPFEFFEFIEKPFEQKQLVEAIKSAMIKIKRKPPLVTSRSSVPDGYASSTENSADIQALQEKIIAMQQEIDQLKKQMTQIITIIKQKLK